The following proteins are co-located in the Chryseobacterium daecheongense genome:
- a CDS encoding succinate dehydrogenase cytochrome b subunit: MAGLTSSTIGRKYAMALSAMFLLIFLILHLTTNLLSVINRDAFNTASDFMGYNPFVQFLMQPILGFAVLFHFIMGFVLEVKNNKARPIKYDSNNASANSTWMSRNMIISGAVILAFLALHFYDFWIHEINYKYVEVLAPDAERFWPELHEKFADIWRVALYVISFVLLGLHLAHGFQSSFQSIGARHPKYTPVIKAIGTWYSILIPFGFIFIAIYHFITQ, translated from the coding sequence ATGGCAGGTTTAACGAGTTCTACAATAGGTAGAAAATATGCTATGGCATTATCAGCTATGTTTTTGCTGATTTTTCTTATACTGCATTTAACAACAAATTTATTATCTGTTATAAATCGAGATGCATTCAATACAGCGTCCGATTTTATGGGGTATAATCCTTTTGTTCAATTCTTAATGCAACCTATTCTTGGTTTCGCAGTACTTTTCCATTTTATTATGGGATTTGTTTTGGAAGTTAAGAATAATAAAGCGCGTCCGATTAAATATGATTCCAACAATGCTTCTGCGAATTCTACATGGATGTCCAGAAACATGATCATCTCCGGAGCTGTTATATTAGCTTTTTTAGCGCTTCACTTTTATGATTTCTGGATTCACGAAATCAATTATAAGTACGTAGAAGTGCTTGCACCTGATGCAGAGCGTTTCTGGCCGGAATTGCATGAAAAATTTGCAGATATCTGGAGAGTAGCTTTATATGTAATCTCATTTGTTTTATTGGGACTACACCTTGCTCACGGATTCCAATCTTCTTTTCAGTCAATTGGAGCAAGACATCCAAAATATACTCCGGTAATTAAAGCGATAGGAACATGGTATTCAATCCTTATTCCTTTTGGATTTATTTTCATCGCGATTTATCATTTTATAACTCAATAA
- a CDS encoding succinate dehydrogenase/fumarate reductase iron-sulfur subunit has product MSAKKGLHLTLKIWRQKNNKTKGQFETYKISDVSTDSSFLEMLDILNENLINEGKEPIAFDHDCREGICGMCSLYINGRAHGPDTGITTCQLHMRMFKDGETIVIEPWRSAAFPVIKDLMVDRSAFDRVMAAGGFISVNTSGNTLDANAILVPKDDADKAMDAAACIGCGACVATCKNGSAMLFVGAKVSQFALLPQGRVEAKRRVLNMVQAMDEEGFGNCSNTGACEVECPKGISLENIARMNREYMAALVDKG; this is encoded by the coding sequence ATGAGTGCAAAAAAAGGCTTACATCTTACGCTGAAAATTTGGAGACAAAAAAATAATAAAACCAAAGGTCAGTTTGAGACCTATAAAATATCGGATGTATCAACAGATTCTTCATTCTTAGAAATGTTGGATATCCTTAATGAAAATTTAATTAACGAAGGAAAAGAACCGATCGCATTCGATCACGATTGCCGTGAAGGAATCTGCGGAATGTGTTCTCTTTATATCAATGGTAGAGCGCATGGACCTGATACAGGTATCACAACTTGCCAGCTTCACATGAGAATGTTCAAAGACGGTGAAACAATCGTTATTGAGCCATGGAGAAGTGCCGCTTTCCCGGTAATTAAAGACTTAATGGTAGACAGAAGTGCATTTGACAGAGTAATGGCTGCAGGTGGATTCATTTCTGTGAATACTTCAGGAAACACATTGGATGCTAATGCAATCCTTGTTCCTAAGGATGATGCTGACAAAGCAATGGATGCTGCAGCATGTATTGGTTGCGGAGCTTGTGTTGCTACATGTAAAAATGGTTCTGCGATGTTATTTGTTGGAGCTAAAGTTTCTCAGTTTGCCTTACTTCCTCAGGGTAGAGTTGAGGCGAAAAGAAGAGTTCTTAACATGGTGCAGGCTATGGATGAAGAAGGATTTGGTAACTGTTCAAATACAGGTGCTTGTGAAGTAGAATGTCCTAAAGGAATTTCTCTGGAAAACATTGCAAGAATGAACAGAGAATATATGGCAGCACTGGTAGATAAAGGATAA
- a CDS encoding DUF6452 family protein, translating to MKYFKFLLLTLMLGMLCSCGGDDDICESGEGTPRIKIAFKNADNDKIITLDSLYVAVDYGNGKVQLGKQQKISSRLIPLRVDDSPYTDVYFRLADKGTESKVRISYTTKSTYVSPGCGLKKTYENLNSDSPTPSNPVKKVEIGQNNIENEDKTNLYLLF from the coding sequence ATGAAATATTTTAAATTTCTCTTATTAACCCTGATGTTGGGAATGCTTTGCTCCTGTGGCGGAGATGATGATATCTGTGAGAGTGGTGAAGGTACGCCACGAATTAAAATTGCTTTTAAAAATGCAGATAATGACAAAATCATAACATTAGACTCTCTTTACGTAGCCGTAGATTATGGAAACGGAAAAGTGCAGTTGGGAAAACAGCAAAAAATAAGTTCAAGACTCATTCCATTAAGGGTTGACGACTCCCCTTATACAGACGTATATTTCCGGTTAGCGGACAAAGGGACTGAGTCAAAGGTAAGGATAAGTTATACCACTAAATCTACATATGTATCTCCCGGATGTGGATTGAAAAAAACATATGAAAACCTGAACTCTGATTCACCAACACCGAGCAATCCGGTAAAGAAAGTTGAAATAGGACAAAATAATATAGAGAATGAAGACAAAACTAATCTTTACCTTCTTTTTTAG
- the rlmD gene encoding 23S rRNA (uracil(1939)-C(5))-methyltransferase RlmD, whose protein sequence is MKKKKNIILENIRLIAAGAKGVAIGRTEEGKTVLVSGAIPGDVVNARVKKSKSKYYEAEAVEVVESSPYRVDPKCIHFGTCGGCKWQNMSYEKQLDFKQEEVYNNIKRIGGIENFETLPILGAEEQYYYRNKMEFSFSNARWLTQYEISSEENFGNKDALGFHIPGMWSKILDLKECFLQEDPSNAIRLAVKNYAVENGLDFFDVKNQEGFLRTLMMRQNSQGEWMVLFQLYREETENREKLFEFLLGQFPQIKTLVYAINPKQNDSIYDLDINVYSGEGFLMEEMDGLKFKIGPKSFFQTNYKQALELYRKTLEFADLKGDEVVYDLYTGTGTIAQYVARKAKQVIGIESVQEAIDAAIEHAELNGLTNCTFYCGDMKNVFNDEFLENHPKADVLITDPPRDGMHQKVVEQILKLSPEKVVYVSCNSATQARDLALMKDQYQVVKILPVDMFPQTHHVENIALLIKK, encoded by the coding sequence ATGAAAAAGAAGAAGAATATTATTCTTGAAAATATAAGATTAATAGCAGCCGGAGCAAAAGGAGTTGCCATAGGTAGAACGGAGGAAGGCAAAACGGTATTGGTTTCAGGAGCTATTCCGGGAGATGTGGTAAATGCAAGGGTGAAGAAATCGAAGTCTAAGTATTACGAAGCAGAGGCTGTAGAAGTTGTGGAAAGTTCTCCGTACAGAGTAGATCCAAAGTGTATTCATTTTGGTACTTGTGGAGGATGCAAGTGGCAAAATATGAGCTATGAAAAGCAACTGGATTTTAAACAGGAAGAGGTATATAATAATATTAAGAGAATAGGAGGAATTGAGAACTTTGAAACGTTGCCAATTCTGGGTGCTGAAGAGCAATATTATTATAGAAATAAAATGGAGTTTTCTTTTTCCAATGCAAGATGGCTTACTCAGTACGAAATCAGTTCCGAAGAAAATTTTGGAAATAAAGATGCTTTAGGATTTCATATTCCGGGAATGTGGAGCAAGATTTTAGACCTGAAAGAATGTTTTCTTCAAGAAGACCCGTCCAATGCAATTCGTTTAGCCGTAAAAAATTATGCTGTTGAAAATGGTTTGGACTTTTTTGATGTAAAAAATCAGGAAGGTTTTTTAAGAACTCTGATGATGAGGCAGAATTCCCAGGGAGAATGGATGGTCTTGTTTCAGTTATACAGGGAAGAAACTGAAAACAGAGAGAAGCTTTTTGAATTTTTATTGGGTCAGTTTCCACAGATCAAAACATTGGTGTATGCAATTAATCCAAAACAAAATGATTCGATTTACGATTTGGATATTAATGTTTACTCCGGGGAAGGATTTTTAATGGAAGAGATGGATGGACTGAAATTTAAAATCGGGCCTAAATCTTTTTTTCAAACCAACTATAAGCAGGCATTAGAGTTATATAGAAAGACATTGGAATTTGCAGATCTGAAAGGAGATGAAGTAGTTTATGATCTCTATACGGGAACAGGTACTATTGCACAGTATGTGGCCAGAAAGGCGAAGCAGGTGATAGGTATAGAATCTGTTCAGGAGGCTATTGATGCAGCTATTGAACATGCTGAACTCAATGGTCTTACGAATTGTACATTCTATTGTGGGGATATGAAGAATGTCTTTAATGATGAATTTCTCGAAAATCATCCAAAGGCGGATGTGTTGATTACTGATCCTCCGAGAGACGGAATGCATCAGAAAGTGGTAGAACAAATATTAAAGCTTTCCCCTGAAAAAGTGGTTTATGTAAGCTGTAATTCAGCTACCCAGGCAAGAGATCTTGCGTTGATGAAAGATCAATATCAGGTTGTTAAGATATTACCTGTGGATATGTTTCCGCAAACCCACCATGTGGAGAATATTGCATTGCTGATAAAGAAATAA
- a CDS encoding TlpA disulfide reductase family protein: protein MKKYLLLFIIAIFVMSCSKKVEVKGKITGGSPLERIEFIEASGVATLPLANIGVKNDGTFSGSFEAPKNGMYLISYAGKQNLVYLKGGQTLNISGSGMNFPNDYVITGDAKKNNDFFTATQKYLTNYAQTVNMNELMMKDEKGFLQGIQKVEKDINNNIEENVKKFSPDSEVVNWKKNDLSSTLLSIINQYEMRQGQTPGNPSFKASKTFTDYENKLQENKDVMIKENPYYRQYLLAKMSPDFQKYAEANSKNKTDITTSELFAQYLKTKKDISQTTKDYLLAFVMAQSDIHPGSPAKVTDKIKKIIDEDIKDATIKNDLNKIQIAVNGVKIGEVAPDATLIKQDGKSYKLSENKGKPYMLFFYASWNPYISEAAVPVLKEVVNFYKSKMNFVFVNVDDTKDQFVKTSNSLLKGIPGTNVYGDGGLNSDIAKKYGVYGFKLPCFVIIDKDGKIASRSFVNLGEPELVTILDKLTGLSAPKVNPNVQLQPGLGADPSAQQVNPQPANPQPAPTK from the coding sequence ATGAAAAAATATCTTTTATTGTTTATCATTGCAATATTTGTAATGTCTTGCTCTAAAAAAGTTGAAGTAAAAGGAAAAATCACAGGTGGATCTCCATTGGAGAGAATAGAGTTCATTGAAGCTTCAGGAGTTGCTACATTACCGTTGGCAAACATTGGAGTGAAAAATGACGGAACATTCTCAGGGAGTTTTGAGGCTCCAAAAAACGGGATGTATCTTATTTCCTACGCCGGAAAACAAAATCTGGTATATCTAAAAGGAGGGCAAACACTTAACATTTCAGGTAGCGGAATGAATTTTCCGAATGATTATGTAATTACAGGTGATGCAAAAAAGAATAATGATTTCTTCACGGCAACTCAAAAATATCTTACCAATTACGCTCAAACAGTTAATATGAATGAGCTGATGATGAAAGATGAAAAGGGGTTTCTTCAGGGAATTCAGAAAGTTGAAAAGGATATCAATAATAATATTGAAGAAAACGTTAAAAAATTCAGTCCTGACAGCGAGGTAGTGAATTGGAAAAAGAATGATCTTTCTAGCACTTTGTTGTCCATCATCAATCAGTATGAAATGAGACAAGGTCAAACGCCTGGAAATCCATCTTTTAAAGCCAGTAAGACTTTCACTGATTATGAAAATAAACTTCAGGAAAATAAGGATGTTATGATAAAGGAGAATCCTTACTACAGACAATACTTATTGGCTAAAATGAGTCCTGATTTTCAAAAATATGCTGAAGCCAACAGCAAAAATAAAACAGACATCACTACTTCTGAATTATTTGCCCAGTATTTAAAAACAAAAAAGGATATTTCTCAAACCACGAAAGACTATCTATTAGCATTTGTTATGGCTCAGTCTGATATCCATCCTGGATCACCGGCAAAGGTGACGGATAAAATCAAGAAGATTATTGATGAGGATATCAAAGACGCAACCATTAAAAACGACCTTAATAAGATTCAGATAGCTGTAAATGGGGTTAAAATCGGAGAAGTAGCGCCAGATGCTACTTTAATAAAGCAAGATGGAAAATCCTATAAGCTTTCTGAAAATAAAGGAAAACCTTATATGCTGTTTTTCTATGCTTCATGGAATCCATACATCAGTGAGGCTGCTGTACCGGTACTAAAAGAAGTTGTTAATTTCTATAAATCAAAAATGAATTTTGTATTTGTAAATGTTGACGATACAAAAGATCAGTTTGTAAAAACAAGCAATTCTTTATTGAAAGGAATTCCGGGAACGAATGTTTATGGTGATGGGGGACTGAACTCTGATATTGCTAAAAAATACGGTGTTTATGGATTCAAGTTACCTTGTTTTGTAATTATTGATAAAGACGGTAAAATTGCCAGCAGATCTTTTGTAAATCTTGGAGAGCCTGAATTGGTAACGATACTGGATAAATTAACCGGACTTTCTGCGCCAAAAGTTAATCCGAATGTACAATTACAACCTGGTTTGGGAGCTGATCCTTCTGCTCAGCAAGTAAATCCGCAACCTGCGAATCCTCAACCGGCTCCAACAAAATAG
- a CDS encoding DUF6048 family protein codes for MKTKLIFTFFFSISLLGFAQQKKPVEKKEKWKYEPNFMVGLDLLNTGSAFFSDRKLYQGFISSKINGNVHAIAEAGFEKNVYQKNGYDAKVNGPFVKLGAFYMLAQDPENEFNGFYAGGKAAGSFYTQEYMAVPVRGFGGSNSSVAFPSSTQSSYWLEGVIGGRVQLFESNFYIDVNLQPKYMVFTTKQDDIQPMIVPGFGRSSSKFNMGFSWNIAYKF; via the coding sequence ATGAAGACAAAACTAATCTTTACCTTCTTTTTTAGCATAAGCCTGCTTGGATTTGCTCAGCAAAAAAAGCCTGTGGAAAAAAAAGAAAAATGGAAATATGAACCAAATTTTATGGTTGGTTTGGATCTTCTCAATACTGGGAGTGCCTTTTTTTCGGATAGAAAACTCTACCAAGGTTTTATATCTTCCAAAATAAACGGAAATGTACATGCAATTGCAGAAGCTGGTTTTGAAAAAAATGTATACCAGAAAAACGGATATGACGCTAAAGTGAATGGGCCATTTGTTAAGCTGGGAGCTTTTTACATGTTAGCCCAGGATCCGGAGAATGAATTTAATGGTTTTTATGCCGGAGGAAAGGCAGCAGGATCATTTTATACTCAGGAGTATATGGCTGTGCCTGTGCGGGGGTTTGGAGGTAGTAATTCTTCTGTAGCTTTTCCGTCTTCTACCCAATCTTCTTATTGGCTTGAAGGAGTGATAGGAGGAAGAGTACAGTTATTTGAATCCAATTTTTATATTGATGTCAACCTCCAGCCTAAATATATGGTATTTACAACCAAACAGGACGATATACAGCCCATGATTGTCCCTGGATTTGGAAGGAGTTCTTCCAAATTCAATATGGGATTCTCCTGGAATATAGCCTATAAATTTTAA
- a CDS encoding M43 family zinc metalloprotease: MKKSTTLKFLFLLPLFATVALSAQSKNGAVKKKADFVSKSSEELTQSHGFERCSTVEYENYLQAKFPGRMNADQFEAWLAPLVQNAKANKSQNGNIITIPVVVHVIHNGQNLGVAPNIVDEQVISQITVMNNDYRRLAGTPGFNNNAVGADVQIQFALAKVDPNGNPTNGIDRINLCQASWARADIETFVKPATIWDPTKYMNMWSVKFSDNTLLGYAQFPSSSGLPGLNVQGGEAYSDGVVANYATFGSSDYNVNNTFLLGAPYDKGRTMTHEVGHFLGLRHIWGDANCGDDFCADTPTAHTSNYTCNPAIASCTNPSVFEMVQNYMDYTNDTCMNIFTINQKDRITAVMNNSPRRMELKTSIADQPIPLFPNDAEVKLERECATATCATTAAQNPKISLYNRGTSPLTSAVITYSVNGNSKTYNWSGNLAQDKYQIITLPMDANVLGGQMNINVTSVNGTTDQRASNSNITVNYLGAVVRADANVVFNLQLDQYGSETSWTLKNSSGATVESGGPYTDSSTGALPALKTFNWTLSPDECYTLTVNDEFGDGFYPYGGYYNIKSLSGTTLLSGSHFASTQSRSLKVQVLGTSESNIKNSGIQVYPNPVNDVLNITKVSNKANFEIHNAVGQLVKSGTITNNQIRVAELVKGAYVISIKDNAISESIKFIKK; encoded by the coding sequence ATGAAAAAATCTACTACTTTGAAATTTCTTTTTTTATTACCTCTATTTGCTACGGTTGCTTTAAGCGCTCAGAGCAAAAATGGAGCTGTTAAAAAGAAAGCAGACTTTGTAAGCAAATCTTCTGAAGAACTTACACAATCGCATGGTTTTGAAAGATGCTCTACAGTAGAGTATGAGAACTATTTGCAGGCAAAATTCCCTGGCAGAATGAATGCTGACCAATTTGAAGCATGGTTGGCTCCATTGGTTCAAAATGCTAAAGCTAATAAATCCCAAAATGGTAATATCATTACAATTCCTGTTGTGGTGCATGTTATCCATAATGGTCAGAATCTGGGAGTTGCTCCTAATATAGTTGATGAGCAGGTTATTTCTCAAATTACCGTAATGAATAACGATTACCGTAGACTTGCGGGAACTCCTGGTTTTAATAATAATGCAGTGGGGGCAGACGTGCAAATCCAGTTTGCTTTGGCTAAGGTAGATCCAAATGGAAATCCTACGAATGGTATTGATAGAATTAACTTATGTCAGGCTTCATGGGCAAGAGCTGATATCGAAACTTTTGTAAAGCCTGCAACTATTTGGGATCCTACCAAATACATGAATATGTGGAGTGTGAAATTTAGTGATAATACCTTGTTAGGATATGCGCAGTTCCCTTCTTCGTCAGGACTACCTGGCTTGAATGTACAGGGAGGTGAAGCTTATTCAGATGGTGTTGTGGCTAATTATGCAACATTTGGAAGCAGCGATTATAATGTAAATAATACATTCCTTCTTGGGGCTCCTTATGATAAAGGGAGAACGATGACACATGAAGTAGGGCATTTCTTAGGTCTAAGACATATCTGGGGGGATGCAAATTGTGGTGATGATTTCTGTGCAGATACTCCTACAGCTCATACATCCAATTATACTTGTAATCCTGCAATCGCAAGTTGTACCAATCCTTCTGTATTCGAAATGGTTCAGAACTATATGGATTATACGAATGATACCTGTATGAATATCTTTACAATCAATCAAAAAGATAGAATTACTGCCGTAATGAATAATTCTCCAAGAAGAATGGAGCTGAAGACTTCAATTGCAGATCAGCCAATTCCTTTATTTCCAAATGATGCAGAAGTAAAGCTTGAAAGAGAATGTGCTACAGCAACCTGTGCTACTACAGCAGCTCAAAATCCAAAAATATCTTTATATAATAGAGGAACAAGCCCATTAACATCTGCGGTAATTACTTACTCTGTAAATGGTAATTCGAAAACATACAACTGGTCGGGAAATCTTGCTCAGGATAAATACCAGATAATTACACTACCAATGGATGCTAATGTATTAGGTGGTCAAATGAATATCAATGTAACATCAGTAAATGGTACTACGGATCAAAGAGCATCTAACAGTAATATCACAGTAAATTATCTGGGAGCTGTAGTGAGAGCTGACGCTAATGTTGTATTTAATCTTCAGTTGGATCAATATGGTTCTGAAACAAGCTGGACTTTAAAGAATAGCTCAGGGGCTACTGTGGAGAGTGGAGGTCCTTATACTGATTCATCAACGGGAGCTCTTCCTGCCCTGAAGACATTTAACTGGACCTTAAGTCCTGATGAGTGTTATACATTAACAGTTAATGATGAATTTGGTGATGGATTCTATCCGTATGGAGGATATTACAATATTAAGTCTTTATCAGGAACAACCCTTCTTTCCGGATCTCATTTTGCTTCAACGCAAAGCAGATCTTTAAAAGTACAGGTACTGGGAACATCAGAATCTAACATTAAAAACAGTGGAATTCAAGTGTATCCTAATCCGGTAAATGATGTATTGAACATTACTAAAGTTTCCAATAAGGCCAATTTTGAAATTCATAATGCTGTTGGGCAACTTGTAAAGAGTGGTACTATAACCAACAATCAGATAAGAGTAGCTGAATTGGTGAAAGGGGCGTATGTCATTTCAATAAAAGATAATGCTATTTCAGAAAGCATTAAGTTTATTAAAAAATAG
- a CDS encoding fumarate reductase/succinate dehydrogenase flavoprotein subunit, with the protein MSKLDSKIPAGPLKDKWKHHKDHMNLVAPNNRDKIDIIVVGTGLAGGSAAATLAEQGYNVKAFCYQDSPRRAHSIAAQGGINAAKNYQGDGDSTYRLFYDTIKGGDYRAREANVYRLAEVSANIIDQCVSQGVPFGRDYGGQLDNRSFGGVQVKRTFYAKGQTGQQLLLGAYSAMSRQIGKGRIKMYNRHEMLDLVIVDGKARGIIARNLVTGEIERHSAHAVVIASGGYGNVYFLSTNAMGSNVSAAWKIHKKGAYFANPCYVQIHPTCIPVHGTQQSKLTLMSESLRNSGRIWVPKKIEDSVAIREGKLRPENIKEEDRDYYLERRYPAFGNLVPRDVASRAAKERCDAGYGIENNDTKEGVYLDFSTEIMKKGREAAIEKHIHNPTDQQLYDLGKKWVEEKYGNLFVMYEKITADDPYKTPMKIYPAVHYTMGGIWVDYNLQSTIPGCFVIGEANFSDHGANRLGASALMQGLADGYFVLPYTIADYLSADIRTGAIPTNTGAFEEAEKGIKEKIDFFLNNKGTHSVDHFHKQLGNIMWNKVGMGRTPEGLREAIKEIEEVRNDFWKNVKVPGEGEGMNTELEKAFRVADFLELGQLMAIDALHRNESCGGHFREDHSTPDGEAERDDVHYKYVGAWEYQGADINNEILHKEDLIYENIEVKTRSYK; encoded by the coding sequence ATGAGTAAATTAGATTCAAAAATTCCAGCAGGTCCTCTTAAGGATAAATGGAAGCATCATAAAGACCATATGAACCTTGTTGCACCAAACAACAGAGATAAGATTGATATTATTGTTGTAGGTACTGGTTTGGCCGGAGGTTCTGCAGCTGCTACTTTAGCAGAACAGGGATATAATGTAAAGGCATTCTGCTACCAGGATTCTCCAAGAAGAGCACACTCTATTGCAGCGCAGGGAGGTATTAACGCAGCTAAGAATTACCAGGGTGATGGTGACTCTACCTATAGATTATTCTATGACACTATTAAAGGTGGTGACTACAGAGCAAGAGAGGCTAATGTATACAGATTGGCTGAAGTATCTGCCAATATCATTGACCAGTGTGTTTCTCAAGGAGTACCTTTCGGGAGAGATTACGGTGGCCAGTTAGATAACCGCTCATTTGGTGGTGTTCAGGTAAAAAGAACATTTTATGCAAAAGGGCAAACGGGACAACAGTTATTGTTAGGTGCTTATTCTGCAATGAGCCGTCAGATCGGTAAAGGTAGAATCAAAATGTACAACCGTCATGAGATGCTGGACCTTGTTATTGTAGACGGAAAAGCCAGAGGTATTATTGCCAGAAACCTTGTTACCGGAGAAATTGAAAGACATTCTGCTCACGCAGTGGTTATTGCATCTGGAGGATACGGAAATGTTTATTTCCTTTCCACTAATGCAATGGGTTCAAACGTTTCCGCAGCATGGAAAATTCATAAGAAAGGAGCGTATTTCGCAAATCCTTGTTATGTACAGATTCACCCGACGTGTATTCCTGTTCATGGAACACAACAGTCTAAATTAACTTTGATGTCCGAATCTTTGAGAAACTCAGGAAGAATCTGGGTTCCTAAAAAGATAGAGGATTCTGTTGCAATCAGAGAAGGTAAATTAAGACCTGAAAATATAAAAGAAGAAGACAGAGATTATTATTTAGAAAGAAGATATCCTGCATTTGGTAACTTAGTACCTAGAGACGTTGCTTCTAGAGCTGCTAAAGAAAGATGTGATGCTGGTTATGGAATCGAAAATAATGATACCAAAGAAGGTGTTTATCTTGATTTCTCTACAGAGATCATGAAAAAAGGTAGAGAAGCAGCAATTGAAAAGCATATTCATAATCCTACAGATCAGCAGCTTTATGATTTAGGAAAAAAATGGGTGGAGGAAAAATACGGTAACCTATTCGTTATGTACGAAAAAATTACCGCAGATGATCCTTATAAGACACCGATGAAAATTTATCCTGCGGTACACTATACAATGGGGGGAATCTGGGTAGATTATAATCTTCAGTCAACAATTCCTGGATGTTTCGTAATTGGTGAGGCTAACTTCTCTGATCACGGAGCAAACAGACTTGGAGCATCAGCATTAATGCAAGGTCTTGCGGACGGATATTTCGTTCTTCCTTATACCATTGCAGATTATCTTTCTGCTGATATCAGAACAGGAGCTATTCCTACGAATACAGGAGCATTTGAAGAAGCTGAAAAAGGGATTAAAGAGAAAATAGATTTCTTCTTAAATAATAAAGGAACCCACTCTGTAGACCATTTCCACAAGCAACTTGGAAACATTATGTGGAACAAAGTAGGAATGGGAAGGACTCCTGAAGGTTTAAGAGAAGCGATAAAAGAAATTGAAGAAGTAAGAAACGATTTCTGGAAAAATGTAAAAGTTCCGGGAGAAGGAGAAGGAATGAATACTGAGCTTGAAAAAGCTTTCAGAGTAGCTGATTTCTTAGAGCTTGGACAGTTAATGGCTATCGATGCATTACACAGAAACGAATCTTGTGGAGGACATTTCCGTGAAGATCACTCAACTCCGGATGGAGAGGCTGAAAGAGATGACGTACACTACAAATACGTTGGAGCCTGGGAATATCAGGGAGCAGATATCAATAATGAAATTCTGCATAAAGAAGACCTGATATATGAAAACATTGAGGTTAAAACTAGAAGCTACAAATAA